A stretch of DNA from Planococcus antarcticus DSM 14505:
CGCACGCCATTGATTAGCCAAATAGCGTCACAGTCCTCAAGTTCTTCTTTATAGATAATTTTTTCTTCGATAAGCTGCTGGTCCAACAACTGCTGCCTAAACGTACCAGCGAGCAAGCCGCAGGAAACTGGAGGCGTGAAAAATTTACCGTTTTTTTCAAGCACTACATTACCAATGGTAAACTCTGTAATTTGCTGTTTTTCATTCCATAATAAAGTAGAAAATATACCCTCACGCAGTTTTCCACTAGCTTCTTCATATACTTTTCGATGGGTGGTTTTGTGGAATAAAAATGGATCTTTACTGTCTACAGTTGAAAGCGCTAGTGAGCATTTTATCGGCTCTTCCACAGAAATCACCTCTTGTACCTGCAGTTCTGTTTGACCTTTTATGTCCAACAGCAACCGAATTTTGTAGACACCGGTCGGATATTTTTCTGAGATTTTTATCAACTCTCTTTCGATTTGCTGAATATTTCCCGGGAAATGAAAATAGCTTGAAGAATCTTTAAGACGCGCCAAATGATACTGAAGCAATGGATATTTCCCATCCTCCAGTTTCAAGGATTCCAGCAGACTGAACACCGGCCGTTTGGCAGTCAGCACTTCTGCTTTTGTCTGCAACTCTCTATATTCTCCTTCAGAAGTTGAATCCCAAGTGATACCGCCACCTACACCATAACGTGCCATGTCTTTTTCCCGATCAATGACAACCGTCCGGATGGGTACGTTAAAGATCGCGTTTTTTTCAGGAGTGATAAAGCCTATGGCTCCGCAATACACTTCCCTTGGTGTTTGTTCCAAAGCAGCTATATATTTCATGGTGCTAATTTTAGGTGCACCTGTAATCGATCCGCATGGAAATAATGCCTGAAACCAGTTTAAGATAGTCGTTCTTTCAGCTAGCTCCGCTTTGACTGTCGACGTCAACTGATGAACTGTCGGATACGTTTCTACCGTAAACAAAGGATTCGCTTTGACCGTTCCCCGTTTGGCTAATCGACTCATATCGTTCCTGAGCAAATCGACAATCATCAGGTTTTCAGCCCGTTCTTTCTCAGAACTTAGTAGCGCCTTAATATGTTCTTCGTCTTCTTGCGTTGTGGTTCCTCTTGGTGCAGTGCCTTTCATCGGCTTGGCTGTCAATTCGCCATTGTGGACTTTAAAGAACAGTTCTGGAGATGCTGACAATACACGGAACCTACCTAGATTCAAATAGGCACCATAATCGGCTTGCTGGTTTCTCGCAAGTTGACGGTAAAACGCCAAGTCGCTTCCTGTGAATTCTGCAAATAGGCGCTCGGTGTAATTTACTTGGTAAGTATCACCTTCTTCAATTGCCTGTTTGATCTGCTGAATTCCGTTTTTGTACTGATCTACAGAACTCGCCATTTCCCATTCTGAAACAGTGTATGATTTTTGTCCTTCAAAAACAGGCGGATTTTTTTGTGGCCCATTGAAAATACCGAACCAAAGGAGTGGCATTTCTCCTTGTGAATGCACGCGCATTTCGGGATGAAAAGCTGGAGCTGCTTCATAAGAAACGTAGCCCGCAGCGTAAAATCCGTCGCCGACTGCCTTCTCAATTTCCTCCATAATCTTTGGCACTTCTGAAAGCACATTTGTTTCAAGGACGTTCAAGGGTTCACTGAAAAGAAGCGGTTCAATTTCTCCACTTTCGTTCCGAAACTCATACAATAGGTAAGGGTTTGGCATGATCGGCACCTCCCTTATTATTTTCTTTCCACCGCTTAGCTAGTTCATAACTGTTTTTTAGCATGTTGAAGCCTTCCACAGTCAAAATCGATTCTGGATGAAACTGTATGCCTTCGATCGGAAGCGTATGATGGCGGATAGCCATGATTGCTCCATCGTCTGAACGGGCCGTCACTGATAAGCATTCAGGCAGCGGCTCTTCCGCCACCAAGGAATGATAGCGGGTCACAGCTGAAGGGTTGGAAATCTCTTTGAATAGTCCTTTGCCATCATGCGTCAGCAAAGAGATTTTTCCGTGCATGGGCCGGCTTCCCTTAACAATCCGTCCCC
This window harbors:
- the pabB gene encoding aminodeoxychorismate synthase component I → MPNPYLLYEFRNESGEIEPLLFSEPLNVLETNVLSEVPKIMEEIEKAVGDGFYAAGYVSYEAAPAFHPEMRVHSQGEMPLLWFGIFNGPQKNPPVFEGQKSYTVSEWEMASSVDQYKNGIQQIKQAIEEGDTYQVNYTERLFAEFTGSDLAFYRQLARNQQADYGAYLNLGRFRVLSASPELFFKVHNGELTAKPMKGTAPRGTTTQEDEEHIKALLSSEKERAENLMIVDLLRNDMSRLAKRGTVKANPLFTVETYPTVHQLTSTVKAELAERTTILNWFQALFPCGSITGAPKISTMKYIAALEQTPREVYCGAIGFITPEKNAIFNVPIRTVVIDREKDMARYGVGGGITWDSTSEGEYRELQTKAEVLTAKRPVFSLLESLKLEDGKYPLLQYHLARLKDSSSYFHFPGNIQQIERELIKISEKYPTGVYKIRLLLDIKGQTELQVQEVISVEEPIKCSLALSTVDSKDPFLFHKTTHRKVYEEASGKLREGIFSTLLWNEKQQITEFTIGNVVLEKNGKFFTPPVSCGLLAGTFRQQLLDQQLIEEKIIYKEELEDCDAIWLINGVRGWLSVELMSNVEIS
- a CDS encoding anthranilate synthase component II; its protein translation is MIIIIDNQDSFTYNLVHYFEQLDDTVLVFQNGELTTKQIEHLMPDLIVLSPGSGRPAAHGAGKMVLTELSGHIPILGVCLGHQTIIEHFGGRIVKGSRPMHGKISLLTHDGKGLFKEISNPSAVTRYHSLVAEEPLPECLSVTARSDDGAIMAIRHHTLPIEGIQFHPESILTVEGFNMLKNSYELAKRWKENNKGGADHAKPLPIV